CATATAATTTGTGTATGTATCTTAGATGTTGGTCTGAAAATATTAGGGAGTGTTAGGGTGGCATCTGTAGTAgagaagatggtggaaaatagacttaggtggtttgaGCATGTAGAGGAAAGATATGTAGATTCTGTGGTAAGGAGAGTACATTAGATAGAGAGAAATCAAACAACTAGAGAAAGAGGAAGACCTAGACagactataagagaagttattaagaaaaatctcgagattaacgatttggatagaagTATGGTCCTAGATAGAACATTATGGTGGAATTTGATCCATGTAGGCATCCCACTTAGTGAAATAAGGCTTGGTTTTTGTTGTCGGAGATGTTGGTATGAAGGTTGGGTTGGTAATGCTGACAAAGATGTAATTTTTTTACTGCATATATTTTCTCATATTCTGATAATAATGGGTGGTTCTGGGTTTTGGGACTTATATTTGTAACCGTATTTGTTTACAGAGTTTAATAGAAACCTGCATCCTAGGAAAAACTCATCAACTTGGTTGATATGCTTATTGTGTACCCCCAATTTAAAAATAACCTCAAAATGATAGATTCTTACGGATTAGTGTAAAAGTAGTTTACACTAACAATGCATTTGCATGTCTCCTTTGAGAATTGAGGTAAATCAATCATTTGTGTATTTGCTTGTATTCATGTTCGTACCCTTTCTGTCATCCAATAAATGCTGACCTCTTCATATTTAAGGAAAGCTAATTCAATTATTCCCAAGTAGCCACATCATTAGAGAGTGTTGAGGTAGCACCTATAATAGAAAAGATGATAGAAAATCGGTAGATTTTATGGCAGGATAGTAGATCAGATGGAGAGAAGTCAAACAATTAGAGGTAGAGTAAGATTTCGAGATTTCAAAATTAATGATTTGGATAGAAGCGTGATTGTAGATAGAATATTATGATATGGTCTTGGATAGAATATTGTGAcagaagttgatccatgtagcctaCTCCACTGGGTGAGATAAGATAAGGCttaatgttgttgttgaagaTCCTTGCTTTGCCTTCTTGAAACTAGGACACCCAACACTCGTGTGTCTAGGCTTCTTGCTCTCGAATTATTTGAATTATATGATTTGACACTTCCCAAAGGAAGTGATTTCCTTTTGATTACTTTTCTTGAATGTCTGAACTTTTCTTTCTCTATAGTCTCTTAATTTTTCTGGAAGTAAAACATTTGTCTGTGATATATGTTGTCCTCTTCACCTGAATCATTGTATTCAAAAGTGTCTTAGCCTTATGCCCTTTGAAGGGAATTCTCTGCCAATCTTTTAGAACAATAGACTTGGTCATTCTTTGTGTATGTATCTTCAGTTCTTCACCATATTGTTTCAATTTCCGTTTCATGGATCTTCAAGGATCAAAAAAAGAACTCTAGTATAGTTCTGAGTTGGGACAATAGGTTACCGTTAGTTGGAAGACATATTATACTCTACTTGACAATTGTTAACATGTGTTCTAAAGAACTCTTTAAGAATGTGATCTTAAAATAAAAGACAGCGCAATTGCTTAAAAATTTATAGTTGTTATTCTCATTATAaagtttcttcttatttttaatataaactttTTACTTTTGGATTTCATAGCATTCTAGGAGCACAAGTGAGCAAGACTCGTATTCCTTTTTTACGAATCATTTATGTTTCTATTCCTTTGTTGCAGTTATTTTCAAATGAAGCCTTTTCATATCATTATCAATCAAAAAGTTACTACCAGACTACCACTCTTTTTGTTAAACTAAAACCCCTTCATTGctcaattttaataaattatgtaAGGATTCATGATGGGTTTGATATATGAAATgattttaaaagtttaaaaagTAGTTAAGTTTGACAAAATTAGAAGTATCTAAAGAAAAGATACTTggaattttttaattttgtgaGATTTGGTGTCATGTTTGGTGAGTTTAGATAACAGAAAAAAGTTTAATCGAATTAATTTGTGAAAGATTATGAAAATAGAGTTTAACTAAACAAAAATTATGGAGGaacttaatattattaataatatttttaaaaaactataaTTTTGAGGACTTAATTAGCTCAAAAAATTGCTAGAAGAGCAAAACGACATATTGATTACAACAAAATAtcaacaaattaattaattttggcaATGTGATAAATGAATTGAACATCACGACGTTAGCAACTTGCATATAATTGGTTGTGATGGTTTAGTGAGTGCGATGCAATATCATCCACCTATCTTATTTTTCAAGCATATGATTTCTATCTCTTTTTCCATATTACATTTGTCATTATCTTAAccactttttctcttcttttcattCTTATTATCTTTTTTGATCATCTTCATTCTTATCATCTAAGCAACTACGTTTTAGTTTTAGATCTAAGCTCTATATTTCCAAGCCATGGAGCAAAAGGTAAGTAACAATATTAGCACAGCTACTACTCAGTAGGTTTAACGCGACAATTCTCGAATTTCAATTAAGCAACTTTCTTGAACTCATGCAGGTTGCCATAATGAAGCTCAAGGTTGATCTTCAATGTAGAAAATGCTGCAAGAAAGTCAAGAAGGTCCTTTGCAAATACCCACGTGAGTCtttcaataatattattttttctctcaataatatttattttcaaaatttcttaagtcaataatttgtgtttttttttgtgttgttgttgcaaTTTTGATGAATGAAAGAAATTCGAGATCAATTATATGATGAGAAAAATGGCATAGTAACCATAAGAGTGGTGTGTTGTAGCCCAGAGAAGGTAAGAGACAATATTTGTTGTCAAGGAGGTGGTACAATCAAGAGCATAGAAATTGTGCAACCACCAAAGCCTAAAGAGCCAGAGAAAAAGCCCGAGGCCGAGGTAAAGCCCAAAGCCCAACCAGGCCCACCTATTGATGCTCAACCAAAACAACAAAAACCCGCTCCAGCACCGGCTCCCGCCCCAGCTCCTGCTCCAGCTCCAGCACCAGCTCCTACTGCAGCTGCGCCAGCTGTAATATTTCCACATACGACACCAATGTCCATTCTTTCATATCCTTCACCGATTGTTCCTTATGGGTATGTTTATGGGCCTGGACATAGTGGGCCTGCAGAAGTTTACGGGAGGCCCATATACGATAGCTATGGATGGAATGGGCCTTGTTATGCGGGCCATCACCACCATGAATACATGCACGAAGAAGAGGCGCCGGGGTGTACAATAAGTTGAAGGGTTATTGGGTTGAATATGATAATTATTAAGGCTGAGAGATACTTATATAAATAACTttacaattttatattttgaattttgtgAAATAAATGTTGAAACTTAAAGTTGTAATATATGGTCTACCAAAATATAAAGCCGTGTTTATAGTATAGATCAATATGAGTTTAATaaacttttgttttttaatttttgcatAACAAGTCTTTTAAACTTTATTTGCTTAATCCAaaagaaaaaacatttaaaacaaaaaaaattctgaATTAAGGTGAATTTTAACTTATAATCACCTCTTTCTGTGGTATTTATTTGGTTTCATTAATTGATCGAAGATGATTAAGTTCTAATTCACATTGATTAATCAATGACTTTGACATAACTAGTTAAGCTACCCGTGTATATTAccaaaaaaattagataaaataattCAATGATTAAATAAAGTTTTAAATTAttgtaatataatttaatattaattttaaaaaaattaataaaatatttaaaatgtgaTAACTCATATGAATTTagattataaatttgataaataatttaaaaataattagtatttTTTATCAATTAGAAAACAACCAAGAAATTTATGTGATATATTATAATTGAATAAAATTTTGCACATATTAAAAACTTAAATACATTTTACTTATTgtgtaaaattttaattatttaatttattatttattaaaacttGTAGTTTTTGGTGTATAATATTAATAAGTAGAGATATGCACTTCAACTATTAATATATTGTTTgtactataattttaaaaaataaagaaaataacttaaatttataatttttatcacAACAATTTTTacattactattttatttattttcgaagtatttaatattaaactttaattaataatttaatttaaaagtattttttatcAAAGGTAATTCTTTAAATGAATACcaatagaataaaaatattttaaaatacatttttatcCGTTAACACCATATTTATTGTAAATTAATTTTGAATCTACAAACAAAATTGCGGATGATTTTCTCTTATTTAAAGTAAATACCAAAAACTTAAATATTCtagaataaattaattatttgagaaAATTTGCAAAGGTCAAATTAATGAAACTAATTAAATGTAAAAAAAGTCATATTCACATCAACcactaaaaaattataaaaatagttaTAACATGACACTAACAAAAGTTATatcaatataaacaaaagtttaactatttgaaataaaataactcGAGTTTATATTATGACACAAAACAAATGGTAAGATACATATGTAAAGTGAAAcaaaaacaattataaaaaaatgcaataaacaCCGCCAAATACCTCCAATGATTTGTTTGCATAAAACAATGTTAACtcaatatgatatatatatatatatatatatatatatatatatatatatatatatatatatatatatatatatatatatatatatatatatatatatatatatatatatatatatatatatatatatatatatatatatatatatatatatatatatatatataaaattgaagtagataaaatattataaaataataatttaaaaatggaaCTATAGAATGAGTGATATTTTtagttaaaacataaaaatat
The Vicia villosa cultivar HV-30 ecotype Madison, WI linkage group LG6, Vvil1.0, whole genome shotgun sequence genome window above contains:
- the LOC131609247 gene encoding protein PYRICULARIA ORYZAE RESISTANCE 21-like, translating into MEQKVAIMKLKVDLQCRKCCKKVKKVLCKYPQIRDQLYDEKNGIVTIRVVCCSPEKVRDNICCQGGGTIKSIEIVQPPKPKEPEKKPEAEVKPKAQPGPPIDAQPKQQKPAPAPAPAPAPAPAPAPAPTAAAPAVIFPHTTPMSILSYPSPIVPYGYVYGPGHSGPAEVYGRPIYDSYGWNGPCYAGHHHHEYMHEEEAPGCTIS